The Polyangium mundeleinium genome contains the following window.
AAGCTCGTCACGGACAAGCCCGGGGAGATCAAGGCGCACATCGTCGAGCGCGACGGCCAGATCCGGATGGAGAAGGAGTGCCCGAAGCACGGGCGCGTGAGCGACGTCCTCTCGATCGACCCGAAATTCCTCGAGCGGATCGAGAGCCTCTTCCAGGGCCGCGACGTGGCGATGACGCCCGACCGTATCCACCAGCACGGTTCGAGCTCGATCCAGTACGGCCGCGGCGCGGTGCTCACGGTCGACCTCACGAATCGCTGCAACATGATGTGCGACCCGTGCTTCATGGACGCGAATCAGGTCGGCTACGTGCACGAGCTCTCCTGGGAGGAGGTCACGCAGATCCTCGACGACGCGGCCGAGGTACGGCCGCGTCGGCAGATGTCGATCCAGTTCTCCGGCGGCGAGCCCACGCTCTCGCCCCATTTCCTCGACGCGATCCGCTACGCCCGCAAGAAGGGGTATTTCGCCGTGCAATGCGCGACGAACGGGCTGCGCTTCGCGCAGGAGCCCGGCTTCGCCCAGCAATGCAAGGAGGCGGGCCTGCGCATGGCCTACCTGCAGTTCGACGGGGTCACGAACGAGGCGAACAGCCATCGCAAGATCGCGAACCTCTACGACGTCAAGCTCCGGGCGATCGAGGAGCTCGCGGCGGCGGGCATCGACGTCATCCTGGTCGTGACGGTCGTCAATGGCGTGAACAACGACATGATCGGGCCGATCATCGAGTTCGCCATCGAGAACGCCGACAAGGTCACGGTCGTGAGCTTCCAGCCCGTGAGCTTCACCGGGCGGGACGAGGACATTTCCGACGAGCTACGCGAACAGCAAAGGTACACGCTGAGCCACCTCGCGCGCGACGTGAAGGCGCAGACCGGCGTGACCGAGCCCTTGCGCGATTGGTTCCCGCTCTCGGCGCTCTCGCCGTTCGGCGACGTCGTTGATCTGCTCGACGGGCCGGACAAGGATTTCGGTCAGCTCAATTGCGGGTGTCACCCGAACTGCGGCATTGGCACCGTGCTCTTCGTCAACAAGAAGACGAAGCAGATGGTCCCCTTGCTCGAGTTCCTCGACATGGAAGGGATCCTGCGGGATTTCCGGACGATCTTCGAGGCGGGCCGGGGCTCGAAATGGACGAAGGCGCAGGTGCTCACGAGCATCCTCCGCCAT
Protein-coding sequences here:
- a CDS encoding radical SAM protein; its protein translation is MLSVRHLEKFVTASANRVWPVMQRLNTLGPEPLPFKPRWSDRPIPRGKERTKPPLGWPRMTDSLCPTCVKEARAEILRGDADWTKLVTDKPGEIKAHIVERDGQIRMEKECPKHGRVSDVLSIDPKFLERIESLFQGRDVAMTPDRIHQHGSSSIQYGRGAVLTVDLTNRCNMMCDPCFMDANQVGYVHELSWEEVTQILDDAAEVRPRRQMSIQFSGGEPTLSPHFLDAIRYARKKGYFAVQCATNGLRFAQEPGFAQQCKEAGLRMAYLQFDGVTNEANSHRKIANLYDVKLRAIEELAAAGIDVILVVTVVNGVNNDMIGPIIEFAIENADKVTVVSFQPVSFTGRDEDISDELREQQRYTLSHLARDVKAQTGVTEPLRDWFPLSALSPFGDVVDLLDGPDKDFGQLNCGCHPNCGIGTVLFVNKKTKQMVPLLEFLDMEGILRDFRTIFEAGRGSKWTKAQVLTSILRHYKPEKAPPGFDVKTLVKQFMSQTGAAHAGESDAKEYEWRVLFVAGMWFQDLFNYDFRRTEMCIIPYGTQMGEISFCAYNTGVGWRNVLEKIKANATVAEWYRKYGRHPIYAKNKDLALPDFENSLTVKEHELAKQERKKAVRLPIVPS